The nucleotide sequence TTTTAGAAACATTCTCCTGggtcttatatatatatttatttttattttagtatatatattcttttctactttttttaaatgtttctttcaattttgtattttaatgtatatttaatttattttatagattttttttattttaatacatttattaaaaataaaaatatgtatttattatttatattttacattACCATTTTGTAAACTTAATTGTTCTATGTTGTAATTTTATGATATTTAttaattaatgtttttttttaaatatacagacaaatgtgttttgtgattttgggctgTATAACTACATTGTGATTTATATTTGATTCAGGTGGGGACGCGGCGCTACATGGCTCCTGAGGTCCTGGAGGGCGCCATCAACTTCCAGCGCGACTCCTTCCTGCGCATCGACATGTACGCCTTCGGCCTCGTCCTCTGGGAGCTCGCCTCGCGATGCACCGCCGCCGACGGTGAGACAGAAAAACGCTGCCATTAATAAGTGTGCTGTGTTATTTGACTCCCGATGAATCTACAATATGACCATGTGGTTGTGTGTTTTCAGGCCCCGTGGATGAGTACATGCTCCCGTTCGAGGAGGAGGTGGGTCAACATCCGTCTCTGGACGACATGCAGGACGTCGTCGTTCACAAGAAGCTGCGGCCCATCCTGAGAGACTGCTGGCAGAAACACGCGGTGAGCAAAGAAAACACATTGTCTCCGCTTTGAAGCTGTTCAATTGTTAAATATGTAGTACCAAATGTCACCAAATTCCGTGTGTTACATTTTGAGGCAAACAATCAAATGTACTTAGATCTGATATATTTTTGTAAGTTTTGCAGTAACATTAATGTCTGTTCTCTCCCAGGGTCTGGCCATGCTCTGTGAGACCATCGAGGACTGCTGGGACCACGAGGCGGAGGCTCGCCTGTCGGCCGGCTGTGTGGAGGAGCGCATTGGTCAGATGCAGCGCCAGGCGCCCGCCATTGGCCCCGAGGAGATCGTCACCGTCGTCACCATGGTGACCAACGTGGACCTCCCGCCCAAGGAGTCCAGCTTATGATCAACGTGAAGACACACGGATCAACACGAGGGGAAGAGCAGCCAACCCTGGTTGGTTGGCATAACGATATTTGCGTTTTTTTCCTTTAAGTGCGGGCCGCTACTCGCGCTCAGGGAACACCTTGCGCCCACCTCACCACATGAGTTGATATCCACCTCATTTTGATATGTGTGCCTGAGGATTTGAAACATTTTAACGGTTGAAACTCTCTCATCTCCGAGCAATCGATTCAGGATATATAACGAGGACAAACGGCGTCACCGAGGGCGGACATGCTGGGACGACGACACTCGACAAATACTTCTACCATGTATTGTttttatatacatacacacacacacataggagGGCGACCCGTTCTGCTCGGTTTTTCTACGGAGAGAGAAGATCCGGCGGGGAAAGTTCACAGGACTCTCGGTGCATTTTagtgtaaaaaagaaaaaacctggCTCTGGATACATTTGCTGTTTTCTCGTGTGCGTTTTTCTGAAGAAACGACTATCGTTCTGCCAATAAGCAACGGCTTCTGAATGTTTATAGTGTAATGCTGCTGTACATAGTGTATTATGGACCCAGACAACATGGTAATCAAGCTTCTTTtaaagggggagggggggtccATTCTCaagcattacaacgataacaaAACCATAAACCTCCTTCAACCAGGTATACCTCAGTTCAGATGGACACCGTTTAAATTGAACCCTCTCCCCGTTCACGGTTCTCCACAACCTTCACGAGTCTGCTGTCAGCCTCACTTATGGGTAATGTAGTCAGCAAGACCTCAATACACATGGCCATACACTCCAAGTGTTTCTCCCCctttcctcccctctctcaCGTTGAGGTTTCCTCCATCCTGACTGAAAAAACaccttttgtttttgtatttcttatGATAATGGGAAAAAGACAAATGACCCCCATCCCATGATAAAGTTGTCGTTTAAAGTGATATTTGTTTTGGTTTGCCGTGTCAACTGTCTACGGAGTAATAATATCTGTCCTAGTTCTGGCAGTGAGATCTGGATATATACGTGTTTATATCTCTGGATTAGCGCTGGGTACCAACTACTGATGCCTTTGCTATTAAGTAACAGCTCAAATCAGACGGGAGAACACACTTGTCATTTTCATCTTTACGTGCTGATTCTGTCTTTAGAAAGTGCAGATTAACATAAAATAGATCATCCGACTCGTCTATTTTAGGAGAGGTATCACACTTTGAAGTGAAGGGGTACCCAGCCCTCATTTGGAATAATCCAACCTGTATTTAGCTGAGCCGGTTTGCTTTTGATTTGATTGCACACATCTTTCATTTGTTTTGGATTACTATCAAGAGTGTTCTGCTCTCCTTTGATACACCTCAGGAATCTTTGGTACTCAGCTCCTCCTCACCTCACCCCCCTCGCTGATTCTTCCGCTTCCTCTCACTTGGCACTTGTAATGCTTTCACGCCACAAAGATGTGTCTTTATTACCAGTCCAAATTCAATTGAAACACTAATCCCACATATGAAACTGTAAGCGTTTACTAGTTCTTGCCCTTCCCTGTTTTGATTTAAGTCTGAGAGAAAGTTTGTCAAGTGTTACCCATACACTTATTTGTACTTATCTTCTGTCTCGACAAGCAAGCCAAAAAAGCTACTTTTTATTTTCTCCGTTTCTCCGCTGTCTTTCTCACTAGTTCCCTAAACTAGCTGGCGTGTTTTATGTCAATTTTCAAAGTAAGATGTTAACAGATTTCACAAATTAACTATGTGCTCATTTGTAGACATGAACTGCCAGTTAGGGGCAGTTTAATCCTCCCCACACAGGGCTTAATTTAACTCATTTCACGGCTAACCGCAGTCAGACGAGGAATCTCTCTTTTCATCCTGGTGCCATTTCTAAGTATCCATATACTCTTGTAGATGTCAGGCAAAACGGATGTATCTGTCACAGTTGTGCAAGCCACAGTGACATTTGTGACTCTTTATTTCTTCTGAGGGACATTGAACACTGGTGACCTGCAGTCTCTTCTCAAGCTTTGGGAACGGTTTCACAGGACACAGTTTAAAATCAAGTGTTTGGAAACACTAAAAAACGCAAGGAAACTACCAGTACTGTTTCACATTCAGGACCGATTCATAATTATGCTTTCTTTATCTTCAAGCAAACGCCGTACTGTAGTGTTTGAGCAAATAAGAGCTTAGCAAACAAGTTCAGAAATGGATGATCATCAGATAAAAGACTATTGCAACAACACAGCAAACCTGAAGGAAGTTAAAGCCATCTTGTTATTTGCCCACTGTAGCACGATAATGATATTTGCATCAATGTTGCTTCCTTTTGTTGCCGCTTTAATGAACTGCTAAAGAAAAAAGTATTTGTCTGAGGTCCTCATGAAGCTTAAAGTCAGGAAGGATCAGCTCAGCAGACCCTCTGCTCTACCTCACCTTATTTGGGGAAGGAAGTGTGGCAAATAAACCAAAATCATAACCACGTTCCTCGGATAGGAGTCATTTAAAAAGCCTGTTTGGGGGCTTATTTCTGAATGTTAACTCCCCTTTCTTTCCATATGAGATGAAGTACGGAAGCTAAATAAGGAAAATGCATTGTAAAACCTTTCCTTCTTATTAAAACGGACATGCAAGCTAGCACAAACACAGAGGAAAAAACACCAGTATTACCCTTTTTCTCCCCAAGTTTGTGTCCAAAAGTATAAAAAGTACTCACCAGTATTACAGCAGCCAcgtggatttaaaaaaatagcCTCCGAATGTTGGTCTGTTACCTGCCAAAGTGGCTGGTAGAGTTTAAAAACCTCCAGCCACAGCAAAAGAAAACGTTTGAGTGTTTGGTTGGCAGTACTGTAGGTAGACGGTGGAACATCTCCAGTGTTAAGACAAAGCTTGAGTTTAAACTGTGCTTGAGAAACCGACCCAAACCAACAAACACCATTCAGGGATTCAGTACTATGCTTTTCTAAGTTCTAGCAAGTTATATGCAACCAGTGCCGCAAATTACCCTACAGTGCTGTAGGATCCTCTGCAGGAGTGActttcaatacacacacacacaattaacttgtagcatttttttttttttttaaatccttgcaTATTGAtatgttgtatttattttttaatttacaggCCTGCGGTTTTGGGGATCGGAGTTTAGGTGCGACAAGAGTTGGCACCATTTCTGGTTGATGTTTGGGGGGGTGGTTGTGGGTGGGTGTTCAGTTGTAATTCAGGAAATACTTTCATTAAGTCAAAAAGAAAAGATATTAACTGTAAAACGTTCTTCTTTCTATGGACAAACGACCGAGAATGAATGTTTTTCAGAATCCTGGATTCCAGTATTGTGTGTACTGTGGTGGATCGAGCCCGGCCCGGTGTAACTTTAGAGGGCTTCGGCTCGTGTGATTGTGCCCTGTCGCCGTAGAAACTAGTAAAACCAACACATTAGGAGATCCATTCATACACTTAATTGGTTTTACAATTACCTGCTGAAGATCTGATTGAGTACCTGCTCTAATCAGAAAGAAAAGGAACAATTACGGCAAATTATGTGCTTTCTTTTGGttgaaaattaaatatttaacTACATAATCATAAGGCGGATGTGCAAACAAGTGTTCTCCACACACCAACTGGTATTTATTAAGACAGAAAGTGGGCATCATGCATACATGAGATGGCTGTGTGTTATAAAACAAGTATGAGATTGCATTCTAATAAGTTGAAAGATAGGTAACGTTGCTTTTAGGTGTTTGCTAAATTCACTGATTGTGTTATTAGTCCACACAGCATtctgtaacattttattttaatgcaCATTTATAAAATTATTTAAGAATGATGATTTTTTTTTAGATGATTAAGGCAATCAGTCTTTTCTTTCGATGTTGTCATTTAAAGGTGTATGAATGGGTTTCCTTAGCATGCAGGGTTTACGTTTTTCTATCTCGACTTTCTCTAGCCCAGCACCTCACATTGCTGTGCATATAAACTACCAGTGAAACATTTGTGTCTTGTTGCCCCCACTATTTTAAGCAGTCTAGGATCTGTACAGACATGAGAACATAAATACCTGTATCAACTATATACTCTGAGCTGAATCTTTGTGTGTGTTGAACTTCAGTGTTTCCTCTACATTCATTTATATTTTTCTTGTGTTTTGACTTGCCAGCAGGGCATGGCCCGGCTGTATTAAAAGTTATCCTTTATGCGAAAAAAATAACTTTAAGTTGAGCTTTGTGTAAGCTAAAAGCTAGAGGCTCATTGGAGTACTTTGTAAGGCATCCAAGAAAGCACTTAAGGGTTCCTTGGCAGAAAAAACAAACTGCTAATGACGATCATTGAGCCCAGGGCGTTCCTCAAGGAGCCTACTCGGGTCCCCTGTCGGTTGCATTTTGAAGAATCCCCAAAGCTCTTAAAAATCTGTTGCAATACTCCATGTGTGATAATGCAATCACCCACTACGGGTATTTCATTCCAGCATCTCAATCTCCTCCTTTTCCCACTGTTGATAAGAATTATAGAGGAAACATTGAACTCCAATGACCTCGCCGCTATGACTGTCTTGGCTGTAAGATGAGTCTGGTTGCCAGGCCGGAAATTTCTACAAAAAAATTCCCCCtccaaaacaaatgtttttgacCCCACGTTTCTCAAGGCCCTCGAGTTGCAGTGCTGGTCCAGGATCTGCCAACACAGGCTTTAATGATATTGATGCTCATCGGGTTTCTGGTTTTAGAATACTCATAAATATAATTATTTAGGGACCCAAAAATGAAAGTGGGTTGTGAAAAAGAAATCGGAAAATGTCTCGTTTCTTACTCCGGATTCATGTGACATTACATTGTATGTTACTTACAAAAGGATGTGAACATGACATTAACACCTGGAAGGAGTTAGGACAACACAAATATACCACATGGAGGAAGGACATGTTTGTTCTCCATAGGTTGTGGTCCTGACCTCATAGCTCCCAGTGAAGGGTCATGGGAGGATCAGAGAAAAGACAATTCCCTTCGCAAAGTATTAAAGCAGAATAAACCTTAAGAAACCCTGAATGCAATATCACAGAGGAGATTTAATCGATCCCTGATCAGCATTGCAACTCTCGGCTAATGGTTTTTATCAGCTGAAGTGATCCACGTGAtgtaaataaatgtgtttttagaTTGTGACTATGATGTTTTTCTTTTGTCTTACTAACAGATTGAGTATTCAAGCCGGCTACATAAcaaaatgcattgtaataatacACTAATTTGAACTATGGTGCACTAGAACAAAGTAATCATGTGTTCAGAgagtttgtttgttcttcaaaTAGGTGTCCTTGAACGAGAAGATCAAAATGTCTCCTTCAGTTAATAGATAATGGAATTATTATAACTGACACTCTGTCAATCAAATTAATTGAAGTAAGTAATTATACTTTATAAAAAATGCaagattttatttattgttgtatctTCTTTGCAGGACTTAAGGCCCTCAACAAAGTCCTAAACATGTTATGGTACCTCAGTGTTATAAATAGACCCGTTAACGGCatatatgtacagtatgtgcagCGTGTTTTGCTCTGGTATATAAAAAGAAAATCACTGCATTatccaacatgaatattaaatgtttctCCTTAGAAGCACATAGTGATAAGATTCAGGCCAGATTACTGCGTTCTTCCATCTCATGAGGGTCTTTGTCCTTCCTGCTGTTGCTGCAGAAATCCACCACTAGATGGCAACATTGAGCTGATGAAGTGCTAACTCCAGCATGAACTTCCTCCTTTTTAAAGTGGAATTCAAGCTGAAATATGGTCAAATAAGTcttgttttatttatcattttattgagacatgtatttatttttaaataatatcaATTTCAGAATCGTTTTATGTGTTGCTTTTTGGGTGAATTAGTGACAAATAATCCTAACATACAATTATTTTAACATTTAGAAAACTATACAGTTTTATGTGGTCCTTAGTATGAGATGCAGTGCTTCCATTTGACAAGAGATCTTCCTCATTTAACACTTTCTCAAACGGTTCTGGCTACATAAAGTCCAAATGGATTTAGAAATCCTAGCCATACGCCGACATGGCCCACTGCTTGACGTCAGTGGGGCATTGTGGGTATTTCTGCAGGGCCTCCATGACCTGAGTGTTGTCCAGCATGAGTCTCATCAGCTGGTACTCCCTCTGAGTTTTGACTGAGAAGCTGTCCACCGGCTGGATCATCTCCAGCTGCTGCAGGTGCTCGAAGGCCTGAAGACGGGCGGGGGAGTGTCGGTGAATAAAAGtagtttttatatacaaagatTTTAATATTGTCTGTTTCTCGAGgacttaaaatgtttttattctcACCTTCATGATGACAGGCTGCTCAAAGTTGTACATGGAGTTGGACTTTCTCTGCAGGAACTTCTTAAACTCTAACAAAACAAAGGAGAGTTTATCAATCAATGTTCAGCTCCATCCAGTGTTTTTCTTATTACAAAAACTAGTCTTTATTTACCGTTGTGGACCATTTGCAGATTGAACGGCTCTCCTTCGTAGACGTCGTTGAGGTGTTTCATGGCGATGATCAGACACAACTCCAAAATAGACAGACCTAAAGACAAGAGAAAATACACCAAGTGTGAACTAATTGAAAAGTTTAAGTGTCAAAGACCTCATTTTTGTGATTCATTTGTTTTACCGTGGAGCATATTGGCCTGGGCGTCGATTAAACACATCTTGCTGGCCTCCAGGAGGTCTGCAGGTTTTATGGCAGGGTTGGCTACAGACACACGACTCAGGCACAACATCTGCACATAAAACAGGTTTTTCCTTTAACCAAATGTAGTTTGTAACGTTTAAAATCAAGGGTTCACAAATAGCACATGtctaaaagaacattatatacTTCTTTCCTGGATTTATAAAATGTTAAGGGTAACTATTAGGGATTTAACACCATAAATGTTAGAAGTAGAGTAAGGTACTTTGCAGAATGGGAATCTAAAATGTTTTACCAGCAACATGTGGTTTGAACGGAAGTTCTTGCTGGAGTTGTAGTGCCTCTGTAAAGCATCCTCCACTGATTTGTCTTCACACAGAGTCTGAATAAAGAGAACAATCTGTTTAGCGTGAGCCACACATTTTGAATTCAACATGTTTGTTCCCTTGCTCCACCTTGACGCTGGCGTTCCAGTCCTGAGCGAACGTCTTGTCGGGGAAGTCGTCCTGCAGGCTGAGTTGTGTTTGCACCCGCTCTAGGTACTGACTAAAGGTGGGGTTGCTCAGCAGGTGGATCTGACGGTGAGAAAACCGCGACTTCACCCGCTTCTCCAGCAGCTCCAGAACATCCTGGAATGGAAATGATGCCCCGCGACAAAAAGGTTTCAAATCAAACCGCCAGTATGATTTCTGTACGGTGAGGAGGGTGAAGTGAGGCTCACCAGTCTGCAGGTGACGCCCACCACAGCGACGGGGGCCTGGGCAGACTGAGAGACGTCGAACAGGTTGTAGAGCAGCGTCTGGTTCTTGTGGTGGGCGAACAAATCAAACTCATCCAGGACGAACAACACCGGGCGGCTGCTGCTGCGATCACCTGGAGGAAAGAAGCAGGTGGCCTTAAATGTAGGCAGTAATCCAAAAGTGAGTATCAGTGTTGCATTTTCTTACCTTTCTTCAATGCCTCCAGCAAGAAAGACAGATTCTCA is from Pseudochaenichthys georgianus chromosome 2, fPseGeo1.2, whole genome shotgun sequence and encodes:
- the orc4 gene encoding origin recognition complex subunit 4; amino-acid sequence: MSKRKVKDAPLPVGTCISEVQDILRKRLCHQQLPDTPEGVEAQHKHLLELLKRTAVHGESNSVLIVGPRGSGKTMLLKCVLRDLLEEKEVERNLLQVHLNGLLQTDDRIALQEMTRQLHLENVVGDKVFGSFAENLSFLLEALKKGDRSSSRPVLFVLDEFDLFAHHKNQTLLYNLFDVSQSAQAPVAVVGVTCRLDVLELLEKRVKSRFSHRQIHLLSNPTFSQYLERVQTQLSLQDDFPDKTFAQDWNASVKTLCEDKSVEDALQRHYNSSKNFRSNHMLLMLCLSRVSVANPAIKPADLLEASKMCLIDAQANMLHGLSILELCLIIAMKHLNDVYEGEPFNLQMVHNEFKKFLQRKSNSMYNFEQPVIMKAFEHLQQLEMIQPVDSFSVKTQREYQLMRLMLDNTQVMEALQKYPQCPTDVKQWAMSAYG